The genomic stretch CTTTGTTCGCATAGGGAAAAAGACTTAATTAAGGCTTATAACTGCCTCTAGTCCCTAGAAACACAAACTAATACCGAGATATTAAAGGTCAAATTCCACTTTCTTACACAAGGTGTCGCCACTGAACCATCAATAAATGTAGCTAATGTCTATTTTACATTTAATTGGGATGTAACAGAAGGTTCAATAGCCTTGGTAAATAAATAATTTGCCAAAACGAACAACGAAGCATTGtgtttcagaaaataaaaaaatataaacattaaaaaaaaacagtttaataTGCGGTCTGAAGCATTTATGATATACTGTactctgctaaaaaaaaaaataataataaataaataaataaaaaaacgaaGACAAGTTAATTGCATCGATGTTACCCAGAATTAGTTCCCAAATAGTTTTAACTGATTAgtgaaaagaagaagaaaaaaaagtatttCATGGTAATGGTTTTAAAACAATATAAACTGGTGTGAGCTTATCAAAAGTATTTGATGTGCGTGTTTTAAGTTCCAAATTAATCATTGATTGGTTATAGTTCAGTATATACCACAGTGGCTTTATGTCTTTTGCAAGTGCTTAATACCTTTTGCGATCTCCAAGGGAATTCCCCCCGGGGTCTGGTGATCACTTTATAAATGATGAGTATCCATGAATGTGCAGATGATAtgtgcaaaatataaaaaaaaaaaaaaaaaacatgaactcCTTCAATGAAAGGAAGATAGTGTGAGAGGAAATGACAGATATGTAAAGTAAGTCATGGGAGGGAGAAAGACGAGGCAAAGAGGCGCGATATAGAGAGGAAGCGTGAGAGTGGGAGAGGAGGGAGATAGAGACTATTAGCGATGGGCGGGCGAGAATGAGGCGACTCCTGTTTTGCTGTGTGTTTGCTAGCACAACCACTGCTCGATGTGTCTAAGCAATACAACTTCATAGGCAACCAAGAAGCCAGCCTGATTCGTATTGTCACACAATGGACGTTCCAGGTAACATTTTATTTCACTTTTTATGCCGAAGGTTTCAGATAGGCATTCCATAAAACGTGTGTTACCCTAAACTTCAGGAGCAGGGATGTCACGTCTTACAGATATTCTCTGTCTCTTAATACTACAAACCTATTGTTTTTTTTACTGTAGGTTAAGTTTCATGCAAGATAattgatggggttttttttttagtttttaaacACTGATCATTTTGAGGTATTGATTTGACTTCTTGGTCGTAGACAGCAAATCTCATCTGCTGTAATTGGCCTTTAGATCAGGTCAGAAGTGAAAAGGTTGGAAAAGTTTATCAGTCAGCATAATGTCTTAGGCATTGCTGTCGTTTCTGGATGTACAGTATTAATCACCTGTATCTTTTTATGGGCTGTAGATAGACGCAAAGACTAAGAGCAAGACGTTATTTCCTAGCAGAAGCTCAGCAATTAAAAATGATTTATTAGTGTATTTTAAGTGACAAGTAAAGACTACGTTTAAGTGACAAGTAAAGTCTACGTTAAAGTGGTTTACCAAGACTGTAAATCAGTTTTATAAGACATGTTTAGTAAACTACTGTAGCTTGGTATGTAGTCACTTTCTTAGGCTAGCCTATCAGAAATATGTGAACTATTGTAAAATACCTTTGTTGCAATGTTTTCCTCCATTTGATAGTTGCTTTTGTTTGAAGGGTCAACACAACAagcaaactgaaaaaaaaaaaaaagatcgtcTGAATAGCAGTCTTTAGACGCACCGAGGAAAGCAGTGAGCAAGTGCAATTGCTGGAGTCAGAGGCTGCCAGCTAATTGGGTTTTGATTGCTGTAGCAGGATGAATCTATGGGGGAATGCTGCTGGAGAGAGCAGAGCTGGAACTGCGCTGAAACCTTTGAAGTGGGAGCAAAGCTTCCTAAGAGTTGTTAAGCTggtgctgtccatggtgctgatgcTGCTTGCGCCACCTACAGTCAAGGCTCAGAATGACACAGAACCTATCGTATTGGAAGGAAAGTGCCTGGTTGTCTGTGATTCAAACCCGTCTTCAGATGGAGCAATCACGTCGTCTTTGGGCATATCAGTACGCTCTGGGAGTGCCAAAGTGGCCTTCTCAGCAATTAGGAATACCAACCACGAGCCCTCTGAAATGAGCAACCGGACCATGACTATCTATTTCGACCAGGTATAAGCTCAAGCTAAATGTCATATACTGCTTTAAAGGCTAGAACTCATTAGATAAATTTACCTAAAGGATTCACCTGCCCAGCCTTTCTGTATTCTGGAATAAATACTATATATGTAACATACAGCAGATCTTACACGACTTAGAAAAGCCTGTTCGATTGTTGTCTGCAGTAACATTGTCAAAAGCATAATATTGATTTTCCCAGGAATTGCTAAAGTTATTGTCAGAGTTCAATTGATCCTGTACCATAAAATCTTGGTTTTTCACTATGCTAGAAACTGTAAAGAGCACAGACGTGGTGACATGCATTGTGTAGAGCTTTTAACTGGATAAGTGCAGAAGATGGCAGGTTTTATTAATATAACCCCACTTACAACTTGACACCAGGATGATTCACCTTTCATAAGTCTCATTCCTTGTGAAATATGCATCTTTTTCAAAGGCACCTATTAAATGCACTCTATTGATAAGACAAGAGCCGAGCAAATAAGACTGAGGCCATTTCTAAGTAGTACAGTATTTGCAGGTACAATGTTATCAACATAAAAATAGTACACGACTGTGCACTAAAGTGTATACTGCAGCAACATGAAATGCGAACGCTTATGTTAAACAAAATATATACAAATGTACATTGCAAAGTTTCTACTTGAAAATTGTATTGTTTTTACACTTTATAATAAACTACTTGAATATACCACCTTTTCGATTTGAATATCATAAATTTGTAGTATTTCTGAAAAAAAGTTCCTATTTGCCCAACGTTTCACTGTGAATTCCTAACATAAGATCTGTCTATATATTCCCGAATTTGTAAGGGATAACACATACTGTAGCAGTATAGAATTTATTTAATGTCAAAGATGACTTAGCTCATTTATGCATGCAAATAAGCAGAATATTGTATGCAAATTGTATACTGCCTGCTATAGCACAATGAGCTGTAGTAACTGTACAATCAAGTATGGAACTATTGTCCATGAAATATTTCAGCTAGAATGGACCACTGTGAGAGTGTTGCAGTACTTCTGAAAAGCTCACAGTGACCGGAGAATAATATTTGCAGTACATTTACAGTGGATTCGGGTGAGCATTGGGGCACGATAGGATTTGCCATATTGGTGTCTGTTAAGGTATTTTAGCTGTGATAAATAACCTATTCCATTTGTAACTAATGACTCATAACTGCTTTGGGGAACATATGTTAAAATAGTTAATTAGCAGTCTACTATTAGCTTCTACTGCACATTTTGACATAAAGGTTGTACAGTATTTGACCTTTTCAAACCTACGGACAGACGTTCAGGTTAGACCCGCTGCAGTTTTATTACCTTGCTCATATAGAGTAGTATTATATTTGATGTCATGTGTATATTGTGCAAGTATAAGCTGTGAAAGGTGCACTTTTTCCCTGACAGTCTTATCGCCTCTTGTTTCTATATTGTTATTTTAGCTATCACTCTAGAAAGTtgctaatattatattatatagctaGACTGTTGCTTCACCTTGGCTTTACACCTCATTTGAAAGCATGTTCTGTGAGACTGAATGACTTATAGTGAGGAAGAAAAACTCTATCATACATGACACTAGTAGCCTTCACAAACCCAAGGTGATTTATGAAGACGTCAAAAGCTGTGACTGTGTTACTAAAGTCGCGCTCTGTTTTACTACTGTGATTTAAAGGTGtgatttaacctttttctaggtgcTAGTAAATATTGGAAACCATTTTGACCTTGCATCCAGTGCGTTTGTAGCGCCAAGAAAAGGAATATATAGCTTCAGTTTTCACGTGGTGAAAGTGTACAACAGACAGACGATCCAGGTTAGTAGTCTTGCGCATATCAGACCCTCAGTCTTTAATAATTTGCCTTCCAATGTATAAGGAGACACGTTGTCGCAGTGTTACAACTATTTATAGTGTTTGGCGTATATAACATATATAACACACTCCTACAAGGATGGCAATGTGTAACCACGCCATCTTCATTAATAATAATAGCACTGGATTATATATGTCATTGATATGAAGAAATGGGGGTGGTCCGTGAAGAATAAATATTGAAAGTGTCCTCTCAAATTGTTACTGGCAAATGGGTGATAATGTGAAATAGGCAATTAGGCAGATTTATTGGATGGGCCAGTCTTAGCAATAACACGTCATATTTCTATAAGTGACTGCTATTTTtgtactccctttttttttttacaggtaagcCTAATGCAGAATAACTACCCGGTGATTTCTGCCTTTGCTGGGGATCAG from Pseudophryne corroboree isolate aPseCor3 chromosome 5, aPseCor3.hap2, whole genome shotgun sequence encodes the following:
- the CBLN2 gene encoding cerebellin-2; protein product: MNLWGNAAGESRAGTALKPLKWEQSFLRVVKLVLSMVLMLLAPPTVKAQNDTEPIVLEGKCLVVCDSNPSSDGAITSSLGISVRSGSAKVAFSAIRNTNHEPSEMSNRTMTIYFDQVLVNIGNHFDLASSAFVAPRKGIYSFSFHVVKVYNRQTIQVSLMQNNYPVISAFAGDQDVTREAASNGVLLHMERADKVHLRLDRGNLMGGWKYSTFSGFLVFPL